A genomic segment from Desulfonatronum lacustre DSM 10312 encodes:
- a CDS encoding alpha/beta fold hydrolase encodes MKIKNLLFGAVLSCFLLSMLNAQVLADSVWPGMVGSADGVPISYEVHGTGEPTLVFVHGWSCDGRYWRMQVPHFSKNHRVVVIDLAGHGHSGLGREDYAMDAFGEDVQAVVEEVGAEQVILIGHSMGGPVSVAAARLMPGRVIGAIGVDTFHDVSHPMTREEFDSWMGLLQPDFPAGAAQFVRQMFIEKTDPVLRDWVVADMSAAPPKVALSAMEHMLSDVVSGVALSAFDGFELPIVAINADLWPTNVEANRHHIHSFDVVIIEGTDHFLHMAEPEAFNRKLEGVIAGMVETRKGAE; translated from the coding sequence ATGAAGATCAAGAATTTGCTGTTTGGTGCCGTTTTATCCTGCTTTCTGCTTTCCATGCTGAACGCCCAGGTACTGGCGGATTCGGTTTGGCCGGGCATGGTTGGATCAGCCGATGGGGTGCCGATCTCCTATGAGGTGCATGGGACCGGCGAACCGACTCTGGTGTTCGTGCATGGCTGGAGTTGCGATGGGCGTTACTGGCGGATGCAGGTCCCGCACTTCTCGAAAAATCATCGGGTCGTGGTGATCGACCTGGCGGGACATGGGCATTCCGGGCTGGGACGCGAGGACTACGCCATGGACGCCTTTGGCGAGGATGTCCAGGCCGTGGTCGAGGAAGTGGGGGCCGAGCAGGTGATCCTGATCGGGCATTCCATGGGCGGGCCTGTAAGCGTGGCGGCAGCTCGGCTGATGCCGGGCAGGGTGATCGGGGCCATTGGGGTGGATACCTTTCATGACGTCTCCCACCCGATGACGCGGGAGGAATTCGATTCCTGGATGGGATTGCTCCAGCCCGACTTCCCCGCCGGGGCGGCCCAATTCGTGCGGCAGATGTTCATCGAGAAGACGGATCCTGTCCTGCGCGACTGGGTGGTGGCGGACATGTCGGCCGCGCCGCCGAAAGTGGCTCTCAGCGCCATGGAACACATGCTTTCGGACGTGGTCAGCGGCGTCGCGCTTTCCGCCTTCGACGGGTTCGAGTTGCCCATCGTGGCGATCAACGCGGACCTCTGGCCGACCAACGTGGAGGCCAACCGTCACCATATCCATTCCTTCGATGTAGTGATCATTGAAGGGACCGACCACTTTTTGCACATGGCCGAGCCTGAAGCGTTCAACCGGAAGCTGGAAGGCGTGATCGCGGGCATGGTTGAGACGAGGAAGGGAGCGGAGTAG
- a CDS encoding Vat family streptogramin A O-acetyltransferase produces MNGPHPSTKHPMEGFPRVCFIKNTVTNPNIVIGDYTYYDDPDDSENFERNVLYHFPFMGDRLVIGKFCALACGVKFIMNGANHKLSGFSTYPFQIFGNGWDTGPDRDDEPYKGDTVVGNDVWIGYDSLVMPGVQIGNGAIIAACSVVASDVPAYTVVGGNPARQIRRRFSPEVVAELEAIAWWDWPVEQITKHLAIIVSADIEALRACRDDRLPVLEDTGHATFNDLG; encoded by the coding sequence GTGAACGGGCCACATCCATCAACAAAACATCCAATGGAAGGATTTCCGCGGGTCTGCTTCATCAAAAACACGGTGACGAATCCGAACATCGTCATCGGGGACTACACGTATTACGATGATCCGGACGATTCGGAGAACTTTGAGCGCAACGTGCTCTATCATTTCCCGTTCATGGGCGACCGACTGGTCATAGGGAAGTTCTGCGCCTTGGCTTGTGGTGTAAAGTTCATCATGAACGGGGCGAACCACAAGCTTTCGGGGTTCTCCACGTATCCCTTCCAAATTTTCGGCAACGGCTGGGACACGGGACCGGACCGGGACGACGAGCCGTACAAAGGCGATACGGTGGTTGGGAACGATGTTTGGATCGGATACGACAGCTTGGTCATGCCGGGAGTACAGATCGGCAACGGCGCGATCATCGCCGCGTGCTCCGTGGTTGCTTCCGACGTTCCCGCGTACACGGTCGTCGGAGGAAATCCGGCAAGGCAGATCAGGCGGCGCTTTTCTCCCGAGGTCGTCGCGGAACTCGAAGCCATTGCCTGGTGGGACTGGCCCGTTGAGCAGATCACGAAGCATCTGGCCATCATTGTTTCGGCGGACATCGAAGCACTCCGCGCCTGTCGCGATGACCGGCTCCCAGTCCTTGAAGACACTGGACACGCCACGTTTAATGATCTCGGCTAA